Proteins found in one Plasmodium gaboni strain SY75 chromosome Unknown, whole genome shotgun sequence genomic segment:
- a CDS encoding hypothetical protein (conserved Plasmodium protein, unknown function) produces MSDKLYDGSSSCLKVSERKKKHFKNHGGKSKSVPVSSTSDGSTNVHKEKKTNEMKCDVDNVQEIKTSKEKKEQPEKNSSVEDVNTSLGNDSDKVDKNQLDVVEGSSNSLSKKKKRNKKNKKESHENNEYAGAEEKKNLENIDVKCYTSYADKVSKGKPVALKSGSTVGHSILRVDIPVKNGSRNEEKKSPSYNSHQKINKGKNKDFFGRRINMGNDYYRKEKFWNTNEKRRKRPCSYENKERASFYNEKRRKRSYTYDYREKGSNSDAKRGNISNFDEKKERPSTCCEKMVKSSSSDEKREEILFSDERFEEIFFSDEIFEEISNFDENKENMWKVVKKRDKKRKGDQKRLSSSSEYYEKNIISSSQENEPKKLNIVKKRDRKMKVDSLYSKTNRFQEINLDDNENKNKISNVDNQKLMTSKNDQKKKKKSVEKKKEETSKDDEKQVKHDAKKTKKGKKSMNKKKILNDLEKNEKTSKVEEKERTLTVGNRTVNIDERKEKKSNGDKKIVERDGKKNANFKVEKITKVQDKKNANFKVEKITKVQDMKNGNLKVEKITRAQAKKDENLKVEKIAKDQQKENKKLKVREQIRKVHGNKEITSNDSEEERTSKDDEIIKDENKETDKNKKKKKKKRKSKKKNNKKNEVEVVSNDVKSHQVVQEDKNEIQRALVDNQGAGATKEGNPDETLYFITYSLQNIMNLRERATKINLDNKEKESNVTNNNENNNVSFLNLFGKPYTIQQRREKMASIDALAKALENKLKEQNMKKEDKVNNKLKKNNKKRKNKKKKKNSNNNNNSNNINNNNNSNDINNNNNNNSNNINNNNNNDINNNNNNNSNNINNNNNNNNSNNINNNNNSNNINNNNSNNINNNKPILHNAVDKTNNAENKTRFANNSNNLNNITNNTNSNVICEENKELCKDVNTNEETSEKQLQNYPTQVPQTNELTLDVFNEDNKKNYVEDDKQKSFDQPLLKDKKSNVRNKSKIDLNELESCKSNICSDNPVQDIQCLCSENQNVNIPKRTSDSLCSINSNIFNISDYIRYNLFSYIHILNNHELDIHQRQCIEEIVNFQDSKLKWIE; encoded by the exons ATGAGTGACAAATTGTACGACGGTTCCTCTTCCTGTTTAAAAGTGTCcgaaagaaaaaaaaaacattttaaGAACCATGGAGGTAAGAGTAAATCTGTTCCTGTAAGTTCAACATCAGATGGATCTACAAATGTTCACAAAGAGAAGAAAACAAATGAAATGAAATGTGATGTGGACAATGTTCAAGAAATTAAAACCagtaaagaaaaaaaggaaCAACCAGAGAAAAATTCATCTGTTGAAGACGTAAACACATCATTAGGTAATGATTCTGATAAGGTAGACAAGAACCAATTAGATGTTGTAGAAGGAAGCTCCAACAGTTTGtccaaaaaaaagaagagaaacaaaaaaaacaaGAAAGAAAGTcatgaaaataatgaatatgCAGGGGCTGAGGAAAAGAAGAACTTGGAAAACATTGATGTGAAATGTTATACATCATATGCTGACAAGGTTTCTAAGGGAAAACCTGTAGCCTTAAAAAGTGGTTCTACTGTTGGACATAGCATACTAAGAGTTGATATCCCTGTAAAAAATGGTTCGAGAAATGAAGAAAAGAAATCCCCTTCATATAATTCTCatcaaaaaattaataagGGGAAAAACAAAGACTTTTTTGGAAGAAGGATTAATATGGGCAATGATTATTACAGAAAGGAAAAATTCTGGAATACTAATGagaaaagaagaaaaagacCATGCTCTTATGAGAATAAGGAAAGAGCATCATTTTATAATGagaaaagaagaaaaagatcATATACTTATGATTACAGAGAAAAGGGATCAAATTCTGATGCTAAAAGGGGAAATATATCTAATTTTGATGAGAAAAAGGAAAGACCATCAACCTGTTGTGAGAAAATGGTCAAATCTTCAAGTTCTGATGAGAAAAGGgaagaaatattattctcTGATGAAAGATTtgaagaaatatttttctctGATGAAATATTTGAAGAAATATCAAATTTTGATGAAAACAAGGAAAACATGTGGAAGGTAGTTAAAAAAAGAGACAAGAAAAGGAAAGGTGATCAGAAAAGGTTAAGTAGTTCAAGCgaatattatgaaaaaaatataatatcaaGTTCTCAAGAAAACGAACCAAAAAAGTTGAACattgtaaaaaaaagagataGAAAGATGAAAGTTGATTCATTATATTCCAAAACTAACAGGTTTCAAGAAATCAATTTGgatgataatgaaaataagaataaaatatcgAACGTTGATAATCAAAAGTTGATGACTTCAAAGAATGatcagaaaaaaaaaaagaagagTGTTGAAAAGAAGAAGGAAGAAACTTCTAAGGATGATGAAAAACAAGTAAAACATGATGCGAAAAAGACGAAAAAGGGAAAAAAATcaatgaataaaaaaaaaattttaaatgatcttgagaaaaatgaaaaaacaTCAAAAGTTGAAGAAAAGGAAAGAACCTTAACTGTTGGCAATAGAACAGTAAACATAGATGAAAGgaaggaaaaaaaatcaaatgGTGATAAGAAAATAGTCGAACGTGATGGAAAAAAGAATGCAAATTTCAAAGttgaaaaaataacaaaGGTTCAAGATAAGAAGAATGCAAATTTCAAAGttgaaaaaataacaaaGGTTCAAGATATGAAGAATGGAAATTTAAAAGttgaaaaaataacaaGGGCTCAAGCAAAGAAGgatgaaaatttaaaagTTGAAAAAATAGCAAAGGATCAACAAAAggaaaacaaaaaattaaaagtTAGAGAACAAATACGTAAGGTTCATGGAAACAAAGAAATAACATCAAATGATTCGGAGGAGGAAAGAACGTCTAAAGATGATGAAATTATAAAGGATGAGAATAAAGAAACAgataaaaacaaaaagaagaaaaaaaagaaaagaaaatcaaaaaaaaaaaacaacaaGAAAAATGAAGTTGAAGTAGTATCAAATGATGTAAAATCTCATCAAGTAGTTCAAGAGGATAAGAACGAAATACAGAGGGCTTTAGTAGATAATCAAGGTGCTGGTGCAACTAAAGAAGGGAATCCAGATGaaacattatattttataacatattcattgcaaaatataatgaacTTACGCGAAAGGGCTACAAAAATCAATCTTGATAATAAGGAGAAAGAATCAAACGTTACAAATAACAATGAGAACAATAATGTATCCTTTTTAAATTTGTTCGGTAAACCTTATACAATACAGCAAAGAAGAGAAAAAATGGCATCTATTGATGCATTGGCTAAAGCATTAGAGaacaaattaaaagaacaaaatatgAAGAAGGAAGATAAggttaataataaattaaaaaaaaacaataaaaaaagaaaaaataaaaaaaaaaaaaaaaatagtaataataataataatagcaataatataaataataataataatagcaatgatataaataataataataataataatagcaataatataaataataataataataatgatataaataataataataataataatagcaataatataaataataataataataataataatagcaataatataaataataataataatagcaataatataaataataataatagcaataatataaataataataaaccGATATTACACAATGCGGTGGACAAAACTAACAATGCTGAAAATAAAACACGTTTTGctaataatagtaataatttaaataatatcaCAAATAATACGAATTCAAATGTTATATGTGAGGAGAATAAGGAATTATGTAAAGATGTAAATACTAATGAAGAAACAAGTGAGAAACAGCTTCAAAACTATCCTACACAAGTACCACAGACGAACGAATTAACATTAGATGTTTTTAACGAAGATAATAAGAAGAATTATGTAGAAGATGATAAGCAAAAGTCCTTTGATCAACcattattaaaagataaaaaatCAAATGTAAGGAATAAGTCAAAAATTGATCTGAACGAATTag AATCATGCAAAAGTAATATTTGTTCAGATAATCCCGTTCAAGACATACAATGCTTATGTTCAGAAAATCAAAATGTCAATATTCCTAAACGTACGTCTGATTCCTTATGTAGTATCAattctaatatatttaatatttcagactatataagatataatctttttagttatatacacattttaaataatcatGAATTAGATATTCACCAAAGGCAATGTATAGAAGAAATAGTAAATTTCCAAGATTCGAAATTGAAATGGATAGAA